The sequence GCTGCCATTTCGAATTTGGGGATGCTATAATGGGCTGTTCTGCGTTCTTGAGAAATCAAGCAAACTACCCTTTGTTGTTGAGGAGAAACCAAGAAAAATTTACTTGTGGAACCCATCAACTCGAAGCTCCAAGAAACTGCCAGAAATTTCTGGTCCAGGCTTTGCTAAGAATTACGGATTCGGTTGGGTTGAATCGAGTGATGAGTACAAGGTGTTTGTGAGTGTGGTTGATCGTAACTCCAAGGTTGGTGAAGTTTATAGTTCAAAGacaaaatcatggaaaacaaTTGAGTTGAGGGCGGATTTAGTTGAATGTTGCGGTGATGGGGTGTTTGCAGGTGGGAAGCTTTACTGGAAGAGAAATGGATATGaagaatatataattttcttGGACTTGAAGAGTGAGGAGTTTGGAAGGATTGAGATTCCCTTTCAACAAGGGTGGAGAAGTAGAAGTTGCTTGGTGGGTGTGGTAGGTGGTTGCCTTTGCGTGACATATTATAACCATGGAAGGCCAGTTCAACTTTGGGTTATGAAGGAGTCTTGGAAGAAAGTGGCGACTCTTGCTCATCTTGTTCAGCTTCTTCTACCATTGGTGGTGGCTCAAAACAGAGAGATTTTGGTCAATTGTGGATCCACTTTGTTGGTTTACGATCGCGGAGATAATGCGTTCCGCAGTACTAAGTTTTGTTTCCGTTACCGTACACGTGTCTACGTTGAAAGTTTAATCTCACCAGAAGATGTATGAaagattgaaataaaataaaataaaaaccttTAAGTTTTTGAAAATGAACTACATATGTCTCATGttcaaccctttattttttcattcACTCACTGATAGAAAAAAATATCgataaaataacataatttatttatgcaaataaaaatactattctcatgtttattcaaattaattaCATGACATGTTTACGCTTACGACTTACCAATATAactaattttcatatatatatttttaattaaaatcaaaaccCAACTAAAATAATGAAACATCATTgttcaatattataaaattaaacttaataaattgaccaattttatttatgaaaacaaatcatgtttttttttctgtaaaatcaaatatttggaTGTTGCAGaagaactttattttaaaattgtatttaaacaaaatgaccacataaatatgatataaatatgtattcaaaaaatacattaaactatatgcaaataaatagttttgtacatcttagaatattatatgatacatAATGATATTCATTAGTATCATTTATaattgcttttgatatttgatgagttatatatttatacacattatcaataaattaattggtatttcaaaaatttcaaattcatgttcttttttattattgaaattaTGTTGTGGATAATTTCATTGTTTTAGATTCATGTTtgcattaacttttttttaatttttttttttgagaaattacaagaggtatcaaatatataatcaaattagCAACTCACACGCAAGCGGGACCTTTACACCATACAAATATGAGAAAACAACCGCATGCAGGCGGAAAACTACCCACAGAAAGGTAGgaacactacccacacaaaagtggaaaTACTacccgcacgcaggcgggattgaacccaagaccactcacaaaggagagtctttgggtgcctgAGAAGTTTGCATTaacttatatttaaattatgtttaatatgtatattttttatttaaaatattatttaatttcgattttgGTTGTGCGTTGCACGAGCGGGCATAGTAGTTAGTAAGTATGTTGACTATTGACATTTTTTAAGATTAAAAGTGGTGGGTTCCTCAATGGCATATGTGTAAataagtataatatatataagggTACTAATTAAAGAAATAGTTACTACAAATAagtaggacacgaattggtggacggaccaaaatggcaAATTAGGACATGAATATCGGTGGGCAGAGAGACTAACTATAATTagcattacactttatacaaagttaaaaatttaaattttcaaattcgattttttattgagtaattaaagtagattattttattttcagaacatatttttcatttggttatattttgattatgtttattattagtattattttttatttaaatatgtccTTTAATTTCGATGTACGTCGTTCATGCTCGTTAATCGGTGATAAAGCTATCATATTAAATGAGTTGGGCCCAATTTTCTTTACTTAACGAATGAGCATTTCATTAGATTGATGActgaaatatttttcaaaactataaaaatataaaattaaatcacATAGGTCAGCCCAATGTACATCCGGGCCACGA comes from Salvia miltiorrhiza cultivar Shanhuang (shh) chromosome 3, IMPLAD_Smil_shh, whole genome shotgun sequence and encodes:
- the LOC131018349 gene encoding F-box/kelch-repeat protein At3g23880-like; amino-acid sequence: MEIGKYCLHQEVIEEEILSRLPVKSLLRFRCVSKTWLSLIGSKRFIKAHHQNSIKNPCFPHQRLITLKNTRDRPEECSLQSLLSERPISRDSTDDLLMTTLLPFRIWGCYNGLFCVLEKSSKLPFVVEEKPRKIYLWNPSTRSSKKLPEISGPGFAKNYGFGWVESSDEYKVFVSVVDRNSKVGEVYSSKTKSWKTIELRADLVECCGDGVFAGGKLYWKRNGYEEYIIFLDLKSEEFGRIEIPFQQGWRSRSCLVGVVGGCLCVTYYNHGRPVQLWVMKESWKKVATLAHLVQLLLPLVVAQNREILVNCGSTLLVYDRGDNAFRSTKFCFRYRTRVYVESLISPEDV